The genomic interval CATGGGCGGTTATGCCTATGCGCAATCTGAACATGAACCGGTGCTGTTGCACATGCCCTTCTATCCGAAAAGCTTGGGCCAGGGGCTGGCTGCCAAGCAGCAGTATCGCTTGGGGCGCTATCGTTTGTTGGCCTTAAGCTTTGCCGATTTTGAGCGCGAAGTGGTCGCTCAATTAACCGCCATGTTTGCACCTTTCGGCTTTGACGCAAAGCGCGATATTAGCGCTATAACAGTTAATCGTTGGCCCCATGGCTACGCCTATGAATACGTGGATTTATTTGACCCAGCCTACGGCCCGGGTGAGGCGCCCCATGAAAGAGCGCGCCGGCCGTTTGGGCGTATTCACATCGGCAATTCAGATTCGCAGGCCTTTGCCTATGTCGATGGCGCCATCGATGCCGCGAGGCGGGTGGTGGATGAAATACTGGCTTAATTAGCTGAGTATTTTTTTAGTTAAAGTCGCTTTTCCGCTTTCAGCAGCTGCTCGAAATCCTGCGCGGAAATGGCTGGGCTTTTTAAATAACCTTGGTAGAAATCGCAGCTGGCCTCTTGCAGGAAGTTCAGTTGCGCCTCGGTTTCGACACCCTCGGCCAGCACATTTAATTTGAGTGAATGGGCCATGGCGATAATCGCCAGCGTGATAGCGGCATCATCGCTGTCATCGGGCAAATCGGAAATGAAGCCGCGGTCGATTTTTAGGGCGTCGAGCGGAAAGCGCTTTAGGTAAGCGAGGGATGAGTAGCCGGTGCCGAAATCGTCGATGGCAATGCGCACGCCGCGGGCTCTGAGTGCCGTGAAAATTTTAATGGCATCTATTTCTCTGTCCATTAAGGTTCCCTCGGTAATTTCTAATTCTAAATGCTGTGCGGGAAAGCCGGTTTTTGCCGTGGTGGCGGCGACATTTTGTTCTATATCGCCGTGCAAAAATTGATAGGGCGATAGATTCACCGCTAGGGTAAAATCGCGTAGCCCTTGGGCAAACCAGGTAGCGCACTGCTGGCAGGCGCTGTTCAATACCCAGTTGCCAATGGCCGAAATAAGACCGGTGGCCTCGGCCACGGGAATGAAATAAATCGGTGGTATCAGCCCCTTGCTGGGGTGTGCCCAGCGCACCAGCGCTTCGGCGCCGACGATGGTATTGCTGCTGGTGTCATATTGTGGTTGGTAGTAAACCAATAGTTCATTATTTTGGATGGCGTGACGTAGCTCTGCTTCTATCTCAAGCCGTGCGCGCACGGTTTTAGTAAGTTCCTGGTTAAAAAATTTATAGCGAGCGCGGCCTTCGGCTTTGGCGCTATACAGGGAGGTGTCGGCCTGCTGCAGCAGCTCTTCGGCGTTGTTGCCGTGGCTTGGGTAGAGGCTAATGCCGACGCTGGCTGAAATGCGCACTTCGATTTCATTGACGAGGCGCCAGGGTTGGCTCAGCATGTGAATGATTTCTTCGGCAACGCGCGCCGCGGCGTCGGGCGAGGCGATATTATCGAGCACAAGGGTAAACTCATCGCCACCGAGCCGGCACAGGCAATCCTGTTCTCGGAAGCGCTTGGTGAGTTTTTCGGTGACAAGCTTTAATAATTGGTCGCCGGCGGCGTGGCCAAAACTGTCGTTGACGTATTTAAAATGATCCAGGTCAAACATAAGCAGTGCCAGCATAGTGTTGTTGCGCTTGGCGATGTCCATGCTGTGTTTTAAGCGTATGTAAAGCTGCACTCGATTGGGCAGGCCGGTGAGTGCATCGTGATGGGCTAGGTGTGCCAGCGCCGCTTCGTTCTGCTTTATTTTACTGATGTCAGAAAAAATCGCGAGGTAGCGGTCTTCCGCTTCGGGCTGGTGATGAACGCGATTGATGGTTATCCATTCTGGGTAGGCGTCGCCACTCTTGCGTCGGTTCCAAATTTCGCCTTGCCAGCTACCGGTGTTTTCTAAGGCTTTCCATACCTCGGCGTAGAATTCTTTGGCGTGTTTATTAGCACTTAAAATGCGTGCATTTTGGCCGAGAATTTCGGCTTCACTATAGCCAGTGATGACGCTAAAAGCTGGGTTTGCTGCGAGTATGTTGCCTTGCAGGTCGGTAATCATAACGCCATTAAAGGTTTTTTCATAAATGGCATTGGACTGCAAAATTTTCTGTTCGAGTTTTTTGCTTTTAGTGGTGTCGGTAAAATAAATAGTGAGGCCGTCTTCCGAGGGATAGACGCGATTTTCGAACCAGCGCCCCCAAGGTTCGTAGTAGTGTTCAAAATAGACGGCTTGCTGTGTGTCTACCGCTTTATAGTAGGCGGCGTGAAATGGGTCGTCTTGCACCGGTGGGAACTCATCCCAAATGTTCGTGCCGATGAGCTGTTTTTCGATACCGAAACTTTCAAAGAGCGCTTGTGCTCTTTGGTTGATATAGGTGAAGCGCCAGTGGTTGTCTAGGGCGACAAAGCAATCTGTGACGCGATTAAAAATAGACTCGAGTAGCTGGTTGGTGTTGTTCTTCTCATTGAGTAACAGTTGGGTTTGCTCGAGCAGTTGTTGAACCTGTGCTTGGGCTAGTTTTTGCTCCGTGAGGTCTTCCAAGCAGGCCGCTCTAAACATCACTTTCCCTTGGTCGTCTTTGAAGGCGGTGACGTGGGTTTTGCAGTCAAAGCTGGTGCCATTTTTGCGCAGGTGTTTTGTTTCGTAACTAAAGCTGCCTTCTTTTTCAGCGCGCGCCGCTAGGGCTGGTAACTGCTTGCGCGCCTCGATCGAAAAAGTGTCGGCTAAATTTAGCTTGCGCATTTCCGTCTGGGTGTAGCCGTGCATGGTGGCGAAGGCGAGGTTGCTATAAATGAGCTGGTGGCTCTCCGGGTCGGCTATAGCCATGCTCCAGCCGGCATTTTGGAACAGCGTTTCGTATTTCTCGAGTTCTTGGGTTGCTCTTTCGGCGGCAAGGCTAGCCTCGCTCGCGCTGATGACACTGGAGGCGTCGGTACTGATGTCGATGAGCGTCTGCTTGGTGTTGGTGTCAAAGCGTTGCTGTTGATGCCAAATCAGAACCAAAATGCCAAATACTTTAGCCTCGTTAAACAAGGGTAGGGCCGCAGCGCTCTGCCATTTGTTTTTGGTCAGTAGTGAGTGCCAAAAGTTGTCATCGGTTTGGCTGCTGAGGTAGTCGTAAAGTTTAGCGTCGCCGCTATCAAAAAAGGTCGGGGAAAGCACTAGGTCGGCAAAAGGGAAGGCCTGTACTAGTGCCTGCAGCTTGTTTGACTCTGTTGGGTCTGAGGCATGGGCCATGGTCGACACAATCTGGCATTTTTCTGGGTCTAGCGCGCCAATCCAGGCGCCGTGTAAATCGCCAATTTGCACGGCATCGCGGGTGATGTGCTCGAACAGTTGAGCGGTCGACTTGTAGCGCAGTATGGCCTTGTGAAAGTTGTACAGTTTAATCTGATAGTCGGCACGGGGAGGGGCGGCGTTAGCCATGTGAATTGCCTGTGAGTGGTTGTCTTAAGTTCTAGCCAAACTTAGGCCTTAAGTGTAGATCAAGCCGCTGGCTGTCAATGGGCTTTAACAAAATATAGATTTTCCTTAGCGCTTTTTTGGCGCGGTTTATTGTCGTTGGGTGGGCTTGGGCTATCGGCTTTGTGGGTGAATGCGTAAACTGTTCGCCTTGGCTGGAGGGGCTATGTCACATCACGATGGTATTTTGACAGTTAATTTGCGCGCGATTGCGCGCAACTGGTTGGCGCTCAGCCGGAAAGTGGGCGAAGCACAGTGCGCCGCCGTGGTGAAGGCCAATGCCTATGGCTTGGGTATGGTTCCGGTCGCCCGCAGTTTGGCGCACGTTGGTTGCCGCACGTTTTTTGTCGCCACCGTGGATGAGGCGATAGAGCTACGTGAAGGCTTAGGCGAGGCGCCTGTGATTGTCGTGTTGGGTGGCGTGCGCCCGGGGCGAGAACCGGCCTTGGTGGCGAATGCTATTTGGCCGAGTTTATTTTCTGTCGATGCCATTGCGCGCTGGCAGCGAGCCACCACCGTGGCCGATGTGTCGGCGCCCTGTGTGGTAAAAGTCAATACCGGTATGACCCGACTCGGCTTGGACTTGAGCGAACTCGCGAATTATGTGGCTTCGCCCGAGGCGCGGCAGTTGGATGTGCGTTATTTTATGAGCCACTTGGCCTGTGCCGATGAGCCTGCGCACCCGCTCAACCGCGAGCAGCTAGGTCGCTATCAGGAGGCCGCAGCTTTGGCCGCCTCAGTCTGGCCGCAGGCGCGGCGCAGCTTCGCCAATTCTTCGGGCATATTTCTCGGTGCCGAATGGCATCAGCAGTTGGCCCGTCCCGGCGCGGCGCTGTACGGCGTAAATCCGACGCCGGGGCAGCCCAACCCCATGGAGCCCGTGGTGTCACTGCGCTTGCCGATTATTCAATATCGCTTGTTGGCCGACTCAGCGGCCGTGGGTTATAGCGCCACGGCGACTTGCCAGCCGGGTCAGCGGCTCGCGGTGGTATTGGGCGGCTATGCCGATGGCTTGCAGCGTCAGTTGAGCAGCCGGGGCGAGGGCGTGTTCGCTGGGCGGCGGGTGCCCTTGGTGGGCAGGGTGTCGATGGACGCCACAATTTTTGATGTCAGTGCAATCCCCGAATCAGAGCTGCCGCCGATTGGCGCGGCTTATATAGAAGTGCTTAACAGTGAGTTAACGGTCAATCTCGTTGCCTCGCACATGAATACCATCGGCTATGAGGTGTTAACCAGCTTGGGCAACCGCTACCAGCGCGAGTATGTTGAACTGGGAGATTTGCCATCGTGACTGCGCTAGCCGATCAAACCCTGCGGACTTTATTGCGCGCCTTAGCCGATGGCGAGTTTCATTCCGGCGAAGAGTTGGGCGCGCTCTTGGGGGTGTCGCGCGCTGCGGTTTGGAAGCAATTGCAGAAACTCGAAGGTTTGGGTTTGGTGGTTGAGTCGGTGAGGGGGCGTGGTTACCGCCTGAGCCGCGCGTTGGATTTGCTGGATGTGGATGTGATTAAAGACGGCCTCGCGCCCAAGTTGCGGCAGAATTTACAGCTAACCAGTTTTTTGCAGACAGATTCCACCAGCGTTCGCGCCATGGAGGCAGCTTCGGGCGCGGCCCATGGCCATGCTTTTATAGCCGAACAACAAACGGCGGGGCGCGGCCGGCGCGGGCGCGCTTGGGTTAGCCCCTTTGGGTCGAACATCTATTTATCCCTGGTGTGGGGTTTTCAGGGCGGAGCCGCGGCGTTAAGCGGGCTGAGTTTGGCGGTGGGTGTCGCCTGTGCGCGCATGTTGCGAGCCAGCGGCGCCGATCAGGTTGCGCTTAAATGGCCCAATGATTTGTTGGTCGACGGCAAAAAGCTGGGGGGCATTTTGTTGGAAATGACCGGCGACCCAGCCGGCGAGTGCCAGGTGGTGATTGGTATTGGCATTAATGTCGCCATGCCCTCTGAGCAGGCGCAGGGTATCGATCAGGCCTGGGTCGATTTGCGCAGCTTGGGCGTCACGCTATCGCGCAATGCGTTAGTAGCTAAACTGCTCACCGAGCTGGTTGCTGTGCTCGAGCGTTTCGCGCTCGAGGGTTTTGCCGGATTTAGGGCCGAGTGGTTGGCGCTCGACGCCTTTGCCAATCAGGCTGTCACCTTAAGCAGTGCAGCGAGTTCGGTCAGTGGTATTGCGCAGGGCGTTGACGATAGCGGTGCGTTAATCGTGTGGGTGGATGGCCAGATGCGTTTGTTTCACGGTGGTGAATTGAGTTTGCGTGCGGCGGGTGCGCGATGATTTTAGAGTTGGATTGCGGAAACAGCCGGATTAAATGGCGGTTGGTGAATGCTTCCTTACAGCCTGAGCATTCGGGTAGCTTGTCCTGGCTTGAGTTTCAGGCCAGGGCCCTGCCGGAGATCTTTCGCCAAGTGAGCGTTGCTCGCGTGCGCATTGGCTCTGTGGCCGCGCAGGATATAACCCAGGATCTGTCCGGAGTGCTTAAGGCGTTGTTTGCCGTGGAGCCAGAAATCGCTGGTGTGGCCAGCCCTTGTGCCGGCATTCGGTGTGGCTATGACGACCCGCAGCGCTTAGGGGTGGATAGGTGGTTGGCGGTGCTGGCGGCTGTGGCCGAGTATCCAGAGTGTGACTTGTTGGTAGTGGATGCCGGTAGTGCCATAACTGTTGACTTGGTCTCACCGGGGCTACACCGGGGTGGTTTTATCGGCCCTGGTTTGCATATGATGCGCGACGCCTTGTTTTCTGCAACCGCTGGCGTCAAGGTGCCGAGCCTAGCGCCGGACTTGCCGAGCTCTGTGGCGAGCACTACTGGCGCTGCCGTATCCGGTGCGCTGCGCATGATGCAGCTGGGTTTTGTTGAGCAGTGCCGGCTTCGTTTTAGCCCGGACGCGCACATAGTGCTCACCGGTGGCGATGGCCAGGCCTTGCTCGCGGAGTTGCCTGGGGCTGTCTGGCGCCCGGCGTTAGTATTGGATGGTTTGCGCCTAGCTTTGCCTTAGTGGAATATGCAGGCTCTCGTGGCCTGTGCTGGGTTTATCGAACGTTAATGGAGTGGAAGGCTAAGACATGCGGTTAGTTTTTATTGGGTTGTTGGTTATTAATGTGCTGGTTTTAGGTTGGCATTTTTTGCAGGCCAAAGAAGAGCCTAAAGCAGTTGTGCGCGCCATGCCCAAAACTACTGAACAGGCGCGGGCGCTGACCTTGTTGAGCGAGGTGGATGAGGATGCCAAGTCGCTACTGGTTCGCGATATCAATGCCAAAGATGATCAAGGCGCAGGCCCCATCTGTACCTTGGTCGGGCCTTATATCGACTCCGACAAGGGCGCGATCGTGCGCGAGCGCTTGCGCTCGCTGGGTGTTGAGTCCAATTTGCAGTCGCTGGAGATTGCTGCCGGTGAATCCTATTGGGTGTATTTGCCGCCCGAGCCCTCGCAAGAGGGCGCTTTGCGCAAGCTGCATGAGCTACAGGCGAAGAAAATAGACAGCTATGTTATTCCCAAAGGTGACCTAGCCAATGGCATCAGCTTTGGCGTCTTCACTCAAAAGCCTTTGGCCGAGCAGCGCATGGCCGACATGCGTCGCCAGGGCTATCAAGCCGAACTCAAGGCTATCCCCCGTACGCAAAAGGAGTTGTGGTTGCTTTTGGGGCCAGGGCAGGCGACTCGCGTGGCGCTTTCCGTCTGGGCTGAACTGGTTCCGAAGGAAAGTGG from Simiduia curdlanivorans carries:
- a CDS encoding bifunctional diguanylate cyclase/phosphodiesterase, with the protein product MANAAPPRADYQIKLYNFHKAILRYKSTAQLFEHITRDAVQIGDLHGAWIGALDPEKCQIVSTMAHASDPTESNKLQALVQAFPFADLVLSPTFFDSGDAKLYDYLSSQTDDNFWHSLLTKNKWQSAAALPLFNEAKVFGILVLIWHQQQRFDTNTKQTLIDISTDASSVISASEASLAAERATQELEKYETLFQNAGWSMAIADPESHQLIYSNLAFATMHGYTQTEMRKLNLADTFSIEARKQLPALAARAEKEGSFSYETKHLRKNGTSFDCKTHVTAFKDDQGKVMFRAACLEDLTEQKLAQAQVQQLLEQTQLLLNEKNNTNQLLESIFNRVTDCFVALDNHWRFTYINQRAQALFESFGIEKQLIGTNIWDEFPPVQDDPFHAAYYKAVDTQQAVYFEHYYEPWGRWFENRVYPSEDGLTIYFTDTTKSKKLEQKILQSNAIYEKTFNGVMITDLQGNILAANPAFSVITGYSEAEILGQNARILSANKHAKEFYAEVWKALENTGSWQGEIWNRRKSGDAYPEWITINRVHHQPEAEDRYLAIFSDISKIKQNEAALAHLAHHDALTGLPNRVQLYIRLKHSMDIAKRNNTMLALLMFDLDHFKYVNDSFGHAAGDQLLKLVTEKLTKRFREQDCLCRLGGDEFTLVLDNIASPDAAARVAEEIIHMLSQPWRLVNEIEVRISASVGISLYPSHGNNAEELLQQADTSLYSAKAEGRARYKFFNQELTKTVRARLEIEAELRHAIQNNELLVYYQPQYDTSSNTIVGAEALVRWAHPSKGLIPPIYFIPVAEATGLISAIGNWVLNSACQQCATWFAQGLRDFTLAVNLSPYQFLHGDIEQNVAATTAKTGFPAQHLELEITEGTLMDREIDAIKIFTALRARGVRIAIDDFGTGYSSLAYLKRFPLDALKIDRGFISDLPDDSDDAAITLAIIAMAHSLKLNVLAEGVETEAQLNFLQEASCDFYQGYLKSPAISAQDFEQLLKAEKRL
- the alr gene encoding alanine racemase — its product is MSHHDGILTVNLRAIARNWLALSRKVGEAQCAAVVKANAYGLGMVPVARSLAHVGCRTFFVATVDEAIELREGLGEAPVIVVLGGVRPGREPALVANAIWPSLFSVDAIARWQRATTVADVSAPCVVKVNTGMTRLGLDLSELANYVASPEARQLDVRYFMSHLACADEPAHPLNREQLGRYQEAAALAASVWPQARRSFANSSGIFLGAEWHQQLARPGAALYGVNPTPGQPNPMEPVVSLRLPIIQYRLLADSAAVGYSATATCQPGQRLAVVLGGYADGLQRQLSSRGEGVFAGRRVPLVGRVSMDATIFDVSAIPESELPPIGAAYIEVLNSELTVNLVASHMNTIGYEVLTSLGNRYQREYVELGDLPS
- the birA gene encoding bifunctional biotin--[acetyl-CoA-carboxylase] ligase/biotin operon repressor BirA, with protein sequence MTALADQTLRTLLRALADGEFHSGEELGALLGVSRAAVWKQLQKLEGLGLVVESVRGRGYRLSRALDLLDVDVIKDGLAPKLRQNLQLTSFLQTDSTSVRAMEAASGAAHGHAFIAEQQTAGRGRRGRAWVSPFGSNIYLSLVWGFQGGAAALSGLSLAVGVACARMLRASGADQVALKWPNDLLVDGKKLGGILLEMTGDPAGECQVVIGIGINVAMPSEQAQGIDQAWVDLRSLGVTLSRNALVAKLLTELVAVLERFALEGFAGFRAEWLALDAFANQAVTLSSAASSVSGIAQGVDDSGALIVWVDGQMRLFHGGELSLRAAGAR
- a CDS encoding type III pantothenate kinase, with product MILELDCGNSRIKWRLVNASLQPEHSGSLSWLEFQARALPEIFRQVSVARVRIGSVAAQDITQDLSGVLKALFAVEPEIAGVASPCAGIRCGYDDPQRLGVDRWLAVLAAVAEYPECDLLVVDAGSAITVDLVSPGLHRGGFIGPGLHMMRDALFSATAGVKVPSLAPDLPSSVASTTGAAVSGALRMMQLGFVEQCRLRFSPDAHIVLTGGDGQALLAELPGAVWRPALVLDGLRLALP